The proteins below are encoded in one region of Knoellia sp. S7-12:
- the mreC gene encoding rod shape-determining protein MreC, translating to MKGDASDRRRRRFVALAVLVTLALVLVDLVGGPGPGLLRRGAATVLGPLERVLAPGGRPGEEDLRRENDRLASELREAELAGGDAAALKSLLAAPSTAGARVVPARVVGVGAPGPQGIVRITIDVGSRDGVTADRTVVSGNGLVGRVAAVAPWTSDIFVVGGPEVSVGVRVGASGALATVGGTAASAAERDTGELGISLVQTGALRVGDEVRTLGSVDGRPFVPGVLVGTVSAVEPRRGRLAASGTLRPAVDVGALSVVGVLLTGPRATPRATVTGGAP from the coding sequence GTGAAGGGCGACGCGTCCGACCGTCGACGCCGTCGGTTCGTCGCGCTCGCAGTGCTCGTGACCCTGGCGCTCGTGCTCGTCGACCTCGTCGGTGGTCCGGGGCCGGGACTGCTGCGGCGCGGCGCTGCCACCGTCCTCGGTCCGCTCGAGCGCGTGCTCGCTCCCGGAGGTCGCCCCGGTGAGGAGGACCTGCGGCGCGAGAACGACCGTTTGGCCAGCGAGCTGCGTGAGGCCGAACTGGCAGGCGGCGATGCAGCTGCCCTGAAGTCTCTGCTGGCGGCACCGTCCACCGCTGGGGCCCGCGTCGTCCCGGCGCGGGTCGTCGGGGTTGGTGCACCCGGCCCTCAGGGCATCGTCCGCATCACCATCGATGTCGGTAGCCGCGACGGCGTCACCGCTGACCGCACCGTCGTCTCCGGCAACGGGCTGGTGGGCCGCGTGGCGGCGGTGGCGCCCTGGACGAGCGACATCTTCGTCGTCGGAGGGCCGGAGGTCTCTGTTGGTGTGCGCGTCGGGGCGTCAGGCGCGCTCGCCACCGTCGGAGGGACCGCCGCCTCAGCGGCCGAGCGGGACACCGGGGAGCTCGGGATCAGCCTCGTCCAGACTGGCGCGCTGCGCGTTGGCGACGAGGTGCGCACTCTTGGCAGCGTCGATGGCCGCCCGTTCGTCCCAGGTGTCCTCGTCGGCACCGTCAGTGCGGTCGAACCACGACGCGGCCGGCTCGCGGCGTCGGGCACCCTGCGACCTGCCGTCGACGTCGGTGCGCTCTCGGTCGTCGGCGTGCTTCTCACCGGACCGCGTGCCACCCCACGGGCGACGGTCACCGGGGGAGCGCCGTGA